Proteins from a single region of Erythrobacter sp.:
- a CDS encoding thioredoxin domain-containing protein — protein sequence MTLRNSARTAALFGAALIAFAAPGAAQQSLADPQSKFAGNNPQGNWSATVTRTERGHLIGNPKAEAKLIEFISYTCPHCATFAMEGDPAIDLTLLGPGKMSVEVRPVIRNVLDLTVTMLVQCGDPAGFKDRHRAFMYSQSQWLAKFMSAPRSQQEIWARGNKADRMNAASALGLADILVQRGQSLAEVNACVMNDAAVNKIMTAGAEDRGEFAIPGTPSFALDGKLLNEVHDWRALYPVLSARFAANGSGAAPTP from the coding sequence ATGACCCTGCGCAACTCCGCCCGCACTGCCGCCCTTTTCGGCGCTGCCCTCATCGCCTTTGCTGCGCCCGGCGCTGCCCAGCAGAGCCTTGCCGATCCGCAGAGCAAGTTTGCCGGCAACAATCCCCAGGGCAACTGGAGCGCGACCGTCACCCGCACCGAACGCGGCCATCTGATCGGCAATCCCAAGGCCGAGGCCAAGCTGATCGAATTCATCAGCTACACCTGCCCGCACTGCGCCACATTTGCGATGGAGGGTGATCCGGCAATCGATCTCACGCTGCTCGGGCCGGGCAAGATGTCGGTCGAAGTGCGACCGGTGATCCGCAACGTGCTCGATCTCACCGTCACCATGCTGGTGCAATGCGGCGATCCCGCCGGCTTCAAGGATCGCCACCGCGCCTTCATGTATTCGCAGAGCCAGTGGCTCGCCAAGTTCATGAGCGCTCCGAGGAGCCAGCAGGAGATCTGGGCGCGCGGCAACAAGGCAGACCGCATGAACGCCGCCAGCGCGCTGGGCCTTGCCGATATTCTGGTGCAGCGCGGCCAGTCGCTGGCCGAGGTCAATGCCTGCGTGATGAACGATGCCGCGGTGAACAAGATCATGACCGCCGGCGCAGAAGACCGCGGCGAGTTCGCCATCCCCGGCACCCCCAGCTTTGCGCTCGACGGCAAGCTCCTGAACGAGGTGCACGACTGGCGCGCACTCTATCCGGTGCTCTCGGCGCGCTTTGCCGCAAACGGGAGCGGCGCGGCGCCCACGCCCTGA
- a CDS encoding DsbA family protein: MKFSRLFALSLLAAAPLALAGCGESAAPGEAASGEALPMVAPPAGTTWSQKVVTTEEGGYLVGNPDAPLKLVEYGSLTCPACANFAADGIEPLMSKYVNSGRVSFEFRSFLIHGPLDLALTRLIGCSTPEAALPLADQVWANLGPIQDRAYANQEALATTNGLPENQRFVKFGELTGLYEFFAARGISEDQARTCMADFATLEKLAKLSEGYANDDKINSTPTFLLNGQKLDAGMWSQLEPQLQRAGAR, translated from the coding sequence ATGAAATTCTCGCGTCTGTTCGCGCTCAGCCTTCTTGCCGCTGCCCCGCTGGCACTGGCCGGTTGCGGTGAAAGCGCCGCCCCGGGTGAGGCGGCATCGGGAGAGGCCCTGCCGATGGTGGCCCCGCCGGCCGGCACGACATGGTCGCAGAAGGTCGTCACCACCGAGGAAGGCGGCTATCTGGTCGGCAATCCCGATGCGCCGCTCAAGCTCGTCGAATATGGCTCGCTCACCTGTCCGGCCTGCGCCAACTTTGCCGCCGACGGCATCGAGCCGCTGATGAGCAAGTATGTCAATTCCGGCCGCGTCAGCTTCGAATTCCGCAGCTTCCTGATCCATGGCCCGCTCGATCTGGCGCTGACGCGACTGATCGGCTGCTCGACGCCCGAAGCCGCCCTGCCGCTGGCCGATCAGGTCTGGGCCAATCTCGGCCCGATCCAGGACCGCGCCTATGCCAATCAGGAGGCGCTCGCCACCACCAACGGCCTGCCGGAAAACCAGCGTTTCGTGAAGTTCGGCGAATTGACCGGCCTCTATGAATTCTTCGCCGCACGGGGCATCAGCGAAGATCAGGCGCGCACCTGCATGGCTGACTTCGCCACGCTGGAAAAGCTCGCCAAGCTGTCGGAAGGCTATGCCAACGACGACAAGATCAACTCGACGCCGACCTTCCTGCTCAACGGCCAGAAGCTCGACGCCGGCATGTGGTCGCAGCTCGAACCCCAGCTTCAGCGCGCCGGCGCGCGCTGA
- a CDS encoding beta-ketoacyl-ACP synthase III — MSGSRILGTGSALPARIVTNAELAETVETSDEWIVERTGIRQRHVAGEGETTATLATAAARAALADAGVDASSIGLIVLATATPDNTFPASATKVQDTLGCNGGIAFDVAAVCSGFLYALSIADSMLRTGMAKRALVIGAETFSRILDWEDRTTCVLFGDGAGAVVLEAPNAEASASKDAPGILATRLHADGAQHDLLYVDGGPSTTQTVGHVRMRGQEVFRHAVVNLADVLKEVLEGTDVSVDQIDWVVPHQANKRILDATARKLGISPDKVVVTVNQHANTSAASVPLALDVARKDGRIKAGDLVMLEAMGGGFTWGASLIRM; from the coding sequence ATGAGCGGCTCGCGCATCCTCGGCACCGGATCGGCTCTGCCAGCCCGGATTGTGACCAATGCCGAGCTGGCCGAGACGGTCGAAACCTCGGACGAGTGGATCGTCGAGCGCACCGGCATCCGCCAGCGCCACGTCGCCGGCGAGGGCGAGACCACCGCGACCCTCGCCACCGCTGCCGCGCGCGCAGCGCTCGCCGATGCCGGGGTGGATGCGTCGAGCATCGGGCTGATCGTGCTGGCCACCGCCACCCCCGACAACACCTTCCCCGCCTCCGCCACGAAGGTGCAGGACACGCTGGGCTGCAATGGTGGGATCGCGTTCGATGTCGCGGCCGTGTGCTCGGGCTTTCTCTATGCGCTGAGCATCGCCGATTCGATGCTGCGCACCGGCATGGCAAAACGCGCGCTGGTGATCGGCGCGGAAACCTTCAGCCGCATTCTCGATTGGGAAGACCGCACTACCTGTGTGCTGTTCGGCGATGGCGCGGGGGCGGTGGTGCTCGAAGCGCCGAACGCCGAAGCGAGCGCCAGCAAGGACGCGCCCGGCATTCTCGCCACGCGGCTCCATGCCGACGGGGCGCAGCACGATCTGCTCTATGTCGACGGCGGCCCCTCTACCACGCAAACAGTTGGTCATGTCCGCATGCGGGGGCAGGAAGTGTTCCGCCACGCGGTGGTGAACCTTGCCGATGTGCTGAAGGAAGTGCTTGAAGGTACAGATGTTTCGGTTGACCAGATCGACTGGGTCGTGCCGCATCAGGCGAACAAGCGGATCCTCGATGCCACCGCCCGCAAGCTTGGCATTTCGCCGGACAAGGTGGTTGTGACCGTCAACCAGCACGCCAACACCTCGGCTGCATCCGTGCCGCTGGCGCTCGATGTGGCGCGCAAGGACGGGCGGATCAAAGCGGGCGATCTGGTGATGCTGGAAGCGATGGGCGGTGGCTTTACCTGGGGCGCGAGCCTGATCCGGATGTAG
- a CDS encoding DUF721 domain-containing protein, whose amino-acid sequence MAGASMGSDKKTSDTKGKIKPYTRPRGQGVRPIGDLMPEIGRTAFRRFGFVQSSVVTRWPEIVGPKHARVCSPEAIRFPPGEKAEGILQLVVVPAHAPLIQQVIPEIIERVNRFFGYKAVARVKLRQGAVTPAQADKPAKAPPSLKPIPLELGDSLRDIGDPELRTVLESLARSLGEQPSPNSEQDPS is encoded by the coding sequence ATGGCGGGCGCAAGCATGGGAAGCGACAAGAAAACCTCCGACACGAAGGGCAAGATCAAGCCCTACACCCGTCCGCGCGGACAGGGTGTGCGTCCGATCGGCGATCTGATGCCGGAAATCGGCCGCACCGCCTTTCGCCGCTTCGGCTTCGTGCAAAGCTCGGTCGTCACCCGCTGGCCCGAAATCGTCGGCCCCAAACATGCCCGCGTGTGCAGTCCCGAGGCGATCCGCTTTCCTCCCGGGGAAAAGGCCGAGGGCATCCTGCAACTGGTGGTGGTGCCCGCCCATGCCCCGCTGATCCAACAGGTCATCCCGGAAATCATCGAACGGGTGAACCGCTTCTTCGGTTACAAGGCCGTCGCCCGCGTCAAGCTGCGGCAGGGCGCGGTCACGCCGGCGCAGGCGGACAAGCCCGCCAAGGCCCCGCCCTCCCTCAAACCGATCCCGCTTGAACTCGGCGACAGCTTGCGCGACATCGGCGATCCCGAACTTCGCACCGTGCTTGAATCGCTCGCCCGCTCGCTCGGCGAACAGCCTTCCCCCAACTCCGAACAGGACCCTTCATGA
- a CDS encoding chromosome segregation SMC family protein: MQIHRLKLSGFKSFVEPAELRIEPGLTGVVGPNGCGKSNLLEAIRWVMGETSAKSLRSGGMEDVIFAGTSTRPPRDFAEVVLHAADDGGEELVVTRRIERGAGSAYRVNGRDVRAKDVALTFADAATGAHSPALVSQGKIAAVIAARPAERRAMLEEAAGIAGLHVRRKDAESKLRGAEANLARLEDLMAGLDAQISSLKRQAKQAERYTELTHKIQSAEARLLFARWREAAFAAKEARAAAESANAAVAEAQARVATAQADQAEAAKLLADARDELADRRDDASAHGHRMAALSEKLEAAETRLADLTRQQTRLEEDRADADRLTSSAVEALARLETEIATSRTALAAAETARPALANRAEDSERASRAAELALAKATADHAGVEAEWRVAEAAVEQAQGRLARIEADLARLERTRAELAQSGDAEAEVVAARKSSEDAVQALTALREKLAADQARKGDLQGARDEASARLATARAELAGVEREYTALARDREARAKREAGRQGLAAALDKVRVAPGYERALAAVLGRDGKSPLGAPVSPQDGRFWTGAAAPKRVADSLLAHLKDCPAELEARLALVHCVDADDGRELAPGEWLVTRTGHLRRWDGFVARGEGAAEAAQLEAANRFAELEAALPPLRQALAAAEAEDAAVREELGQLQTALVAQERSIAGAIEAERQALRRMDQAEAAKERIAARLAELATSQSETEAQIAAAKEECAAALAAREGLPARDLGRAALEAAQAKNEAARSAVQAALAELAAQDQALAVARERLAAQTAEQSGWKARSSDAERRMAEAARRLAEIAEERAVHAAKPAALTAEIEAGEATRNRLAAELAAAEAAMREAETRARAADADLAARTEALAQAREGRASLAARAENEESRRTELARISGERFQCPPPLLGERFGFGEDDIAPASSESEELERLTAARERIGPVNLVAADELARIEAEHGSNAGEQAELAEAIARLRGSIGSLNREGRERLRAAFEEVDAHFRVLFTRLFEGGQAHLALVDSDDPLEAGLEIYAQPPGKRLQSLSLLSGGEQALTATALIFALFLTNPAPICVLDEVDAPLDDANVERFCDLLESMVATTTTRYLIVTHNAVTMSRMHRLFGVTMAEKGVSRLVSVDLGEAALMAAE, from the coding sequence ATGCAGATCCACCGGCTCAAGCTCAGCGGATTCAAGAGCTTCGTCGAGCCGGCGGAACTGCGCATCGAACCCGGGCTGACCGGGGTCGTCGGCCCCAACGGCTGCGGCAAGTCCAACCTGCTCGAAGCAATCCGCTGGGTCATGGGGGAAACCTCGGCCAAGTCGCTGCGCTCGGGCGGGATGGAGGATGTGATCTTCGCGGGCACCTCCACCCGGCCCCCGCGTGACTTTGCAGAAGTGGTGCTCCACGCCGCAGATGACGGCGGCGAGGAGCTGGTCGTCACCCGCCGGATCGAACGCGGGGCCGGCAGCGCCTACCGCGTCAATGGCCGCGATGTGCGGGCCAAGGATGTCGCCCTCACCTTCGCCGATGCCGCCACCGGCGCGCACTCCCCCGCCCTCGTCAGCCAGGGCAAGATCGCGGCAGTGATCGCCGCCCGCCCGGCCGAGCGCCGCGCGATGCTCGAAGAAGCTGCCGGCATCGCGGGGCTGCACGTGCGCCGCAAGGATGCCGAGAGCAAACTGCGCGGGGCCGAGGCCAATCTGGCGCGGCTCGAAGACCTGATGGCGGGGCTCGACGCGCAGATTTCCTCGCTGAAACGGCAGGCCAAGCAGGCCGAGCGCTACACCGAGCTGACCCACAAGATCCAGAGCGCCGAGGCCCGCCTGCTGTTCGCCCGCTGGCGCGAGGCCGCCTTTGCCGCGAAGGAAGCCCGCGCCGCCGCCGAAAGCGCCAATGCCGCTGTCGCCGAAGCGCAGGCCCGCGTCGCCACGGCACAGGCCGATCAGGCCGAAGCCGCCAAACTGCTCGCCGATGCGCGCGACGAACTCGCAGACCGGCGCGATGATGCCAGTGCCCACGGCCACCGCATGGCCGCCCTCTCCGAAAAGCTCGAAGCCGCCGAAACCCGCCTCGCCGATCTCACCCGCCAGCAGACCCGCCTCGAGGAAGACCGCGCGGATGCCGACCGGCTGACCAGCAGCGCGGTCGAGGCACTGGCGCGGCTCGAAACCGAAATTGCCACCAGCCGCACCGCGCTCGCCGCTGCCGAGACCGCCCGCCCCGCGCTTGCCAACCGCGCCGAGGATAGCGAACGCGCCAGCCGCGCGGCCGAACTCGCGCTCGCCAAGGCAACGGCGGATCACGCCGGGGTCGAGGCTGAATGGCGCGTCGCCGAAGCCGCGGTGGAACAGGCGCAGGGGCGGCTGGCGCGGATCGAGGCGGATCTGGCGCGGCTCGAACGCACCCGCGCTGAGCTGGCCCAGAGCGGCGATGCGGAAGCCGAGGTGGTCGCGGCGCGCAAGTCTTCCGAAGATGCCGTCCAAGCACTCACCGCCTTGCGCGAAAAGCTCGCTGCCGATCAGGCGCGCAAGGGTGATTTGCAAGGCGCGCGCGACGAAGCCTCGGCGCGGCTCGCCACTGCCCGCGCCGAACTTGCCGGGGTGGAGCGCGAATACACTGCCCTGGCCCGTGACCGCGAAGCCCGCGCCAAGCGCGAGGCCGGGCGGCAGGGCCTTGCCGCCGCGCTCGACAAGGTGCGCGTTGCCCCCGGCTATGAACGCGCGCTCGCCGCGGTGCTGGGGCGTGACGGCAAGTCGCCGCTGGGCGCGCCCGTCAGCCCGCAGGACGGACGCTTCTGGACCGGCGCTGCTGCGCCCAAACGGGTGGCCGACAGCCTGCTCGCGCACCTCAAGGATTGCCCCGCCGAACTCGAAGCCCGCCTTGCGCTGGTGCATTGCGTCGATGCCGATGACGGGCGCGAACTGGCGCCCGGCGAATGGCTTGTGACCCGCACCGGACACCTGCGCCGCTGGGACGGCTTCGTGGCGCGCGGCGAAGGGGCTGCCGAAGCCGCGCAGCTCGAAGCCGCCAACCGCTTCGCCGAGCTCGAAGCCGCGCTGCCGCCCTTGCGCCAAGCCCTTGCTGCCGCCGAGGCCGAGGATGCCGCTGTGCGCGAGGAACTCGGCCAGCTCCAGACAGCGCTGGTCGCACAGGAGCGCAGCATTGCCGGCGCGATCGAGGCCGAGCGCCAGGCGCTGCGGCGGATGGATCAGGCCGAGGCCGCCAAGGAGCGCATCGCCGCCCGCCTCGCCGAACTCGCGACCAGCCAGAGCGAGACCGAGGCCCAGATCGCGGCCGCTAAGGAGGAATGCGCCGCCGCCCTCGCCGCACGCGAAGGGCTGCCCGCGCGCGATCTCGGGCGCGCCGCGCTTGAGGCAGCGCAGGCGAAGAACGAGGCCGCGCGCTCCGCCGTGCAGGCCGCCTTGGCAGAACTCGCCGCGCAGGATCAGGCGCTGGCCGTCGCGCGCGAGCGGCTGGCGGCGCAGACCGCCGAGCAATCGGGCTGGAAGGCCCGCTCCAGCGATGCCGAACGCCGCATGGCCGAAGCCGCCCGCCGCCTCGCCGAAATCGCCGAGGAGCGCGCCGTCCACGCCGCCAAGCCCGCCGCACTCACCGCCGAAATCGAAGCTGGCGAGGCCACCCGCAACCGCCTCGCGGCAGAACTTGCCGCTGCCGAGGCCGCGATGCGCGAGGCCGAAACCCGTGCCCGCGCCGCCGATGCTGACCTTGCCGCGCGCACCGAAGCTCTCGCCCAGGCCCGCGAAGGCCGCGCCAGCCTTGCCGCCCGCGCAGAAAACGAGGAATCGCGCCGCACCGAACTCGCCCGCATTTCCGGCGAGCGCTTCCAGTGCCCGCCCCCGCTGCTGGGCGAACGCTTCGGCTTCGGCGAGGACGACATCGCGCCCGCCAGCAGCGAATCCGAGGAGCTCGAACGCCTCACTGCCGCGCGCGAGCGGATCGGACCGGTCAACCTCGTCGCCGCCGACGAATTGGCGCGGATCGAGGCCGAACACGGCAGCAATGCCGGCGAGCAGGCCGAACTGGCCGAAGCCATCGCCCGGTTGCGCGGTTCGATCGGCAGCCTCAACCGCGAGGGCCGCGAGCGGCTGCGCGCCGCTTTCGAGGAAGTGGACGCCCATTTCCGCGTGCTCTTCACCCGGCTGTTCGAAGGGGGGCAAGCGCACCTTGCGCTGGTGGACAGCGACGATCCGCTGGAGGCAGGGCTCGAAATCTACGCCCAGCCGCCGGGCAAGCGGTTGCAGTCGCTCTCGCTGCTGTCGGGCGGCGAACAGGCGCTGACGGCGACCGCGCTGATCTTCGCGCTGTTCCTCACCAACCCCGCGCCGATCTGCGTGCTCGACGAAGTCGACGCGCCGCTTGATGACGCTAACGTCGAACGCTTCTGCGATCTGCTCGAGTCGATGGTTGCCACCACCACCACGCGCTACCTGATCGTCACCCACAATGCGGTGACGATGAGCCGGATGCACCGCTTGTTCGGGGTGACAATGGCGGAAAAAGGCGTCTCGCGCCTCGTCAGCGTCGATCTGGGAGAAGCGGCGCTGATGGCCGCCGAGTAG
- a CDS encoding integration host factor subunit alpha: protein MMRSVGTLTRADLAETINRKMGFSRAESLDMVEAILGKMSDALAKGENVKISGFGSFVLRDKNERIGRNPKTGVEVPITPRRVMTFRASQLLKERIAKG from the coding sequence ATGATGCGTTCGGTAGGCACCCTGACCCGCGCAGATCTCGCGGAAACGATCAATCGCAAGATGGGCTTCAGCCGCGCGGAATCGCTCGACATGGTCGAAGCGATCCTCGGCAAGATGAGCGACGCACTCGCCAAGGGCGAGAACGTCAAGATTTCCGGTTTCGGCAGCTTCGTGCTGCGCGACAAGAACGAGCGGATTGGCCGCAACCCCAAGACCGGGGTGGAAGTTCCGATCACCCCGCGCCGGGTGATGACCTTCCGGGCGAGCCAGCTGCTCAAGGAACGGATCGCCAAGGGCTGA
- a CDS encoding serine hydrolase domain-containing protein produces MTIRAPEHPALPSLSRRTLFRQSALLAGGMALSGLPFGRSVWAHDVAESWPNVAALAEKYVSQRKVANMFLTFGWGRQPHAHTVGGGTLSLAKPAPVDNNSLYRIYSMSKPITGMATMILIDEGKLGLDQPVHEILPAFRDMRVLVDPEGPLENTVPAERPITIRQLLTHTAGLGYQIISKGPLLAAYNANGLVGGRVSRAPIPGFPPVTPAPGLEAWADRLATLPLMYQPATKWSYSCSIDLLGRVIEVASGMEFEAFLKARIFDPCGMDSTWMQVPASEAHRLTDNYGVLGGNAFPIDPGPASVYLDKPEVPAGGGGLVSSPKDYDRFLRMLLNYGMIDGVRVMSEEAVRVGTSNLMPATVDTKGSWLEGQGHGAGGRSVGQSFGWGGAAGTLAAVDFGLKLRSTLFTQYMPSEAYPIRDEFMAAMEKDLAAMREHADKAA; encoded by the coding sequence ATGACCATCCGTGCCCCTGAACACCCTGCACTGCCCTCGCTTTCCCGCCGCACGCTGTTTCGCCAATCGGCCCTTTTGGCCGGGGGGATGGCGCTGTCCGGTCTGCCGTTCGGGCGGTCTGTGTGGGCGCATGATGTGGCCGAAAGCTGGCCCAATGTGGCAGCGCTGGCTGAGAAGTATGTCTCGCAGCGCAAAGTCGCGAACATGTTCCTGACCTTCGGCTGGGGCCGCCAGCCGCACGCCCACACCGTCGGCGGCGGCACGCTGTCGCTCGCCAAGCCTGCGCCGGTCGACAACAATTCGCTCTACCGCATCTATTCGATGTCGAAGCCGATCACCGGCATGGCGACCATGATCCTGATCGACGAGGGCAAGCTCGGGCTCGATCAGCCGGTGCACGAGATCCTGCCCGCCTTCCGCGACATGCGCGTGCTGGTTGATCCCGAAGGCCCGCTGGAAAACACCGTCCCTGCCGAACGTCCGATTACCATCCGCCAGCTGCTGACCCATACCGCTGGCCTCGGCTACCAGATCATCAGCAAGGGGCCGCTGCTCGCCGCCTACAACGCCAATGGTCTGGTCGGCGGGCGGGTGAGCCGGGCGCCGATCCCGGGCTTCCCGCCGGTCACGCCCGCACCGGGCCTCGAAGCCTGGGCCGATCGCCTCGCGACGCTGCCGCTGATGTATCAGCCGGCGACCAAGTGGAGCTATTCCTGCTCGATCGACCTGCTCGGCCGGGTGATCGAGGTGGCGAGCGGGATGGAATTCGAGGCCTTCCTCAAGGCCCGCATCTTCGATCCCTGCGGCATGGACAGCACGTGGATGCAGGTTCCGGCGAGCGAGGCCCACCGCCTGACCGACAATTACGGAGTCCTGGGCGGCAATGCCTTCCCGATCGATCCCGGCCCGGCCTCGGTCTATCTCGACAAGCCCGAAGTCCCGGCTGGCGGCGGCGGGCTGGTGTCGAGCCCGAAGGACTATGACCGCTTCCTGCGCATGCTGCTCAACTACGGCATGATCGACGGTGTGCGGGTGATGAGCGAGGAGGCGGTGCGCGTGGGCACCTCAAACCTCATGCCCGCCACGGTGGATACCAAGGGCAGCTGGCTGGAAGGGCAGGGCCACGGCGCGGGCGGACGCTCGGTCGGGCAGAGCTTCGGCTGGGGCGGCGCGGCGGGTACGCTGGCGGCGGTCGATTTCGGGCTGAAGCTGCGCTCGACCCTGTTCACCCAGTACATGCCGTCGGAGGCCTATCCGATCCGCGACGAATTCATGGCGGCGATGGAGAAAGACCTCGCCGCGATGCGCGAACACGCGGACAAGGCCGCATGA
- a CDS encoding A/G-specific adenine glycosylase — MTASISDTLLQWYDAHARDLPWRLPPGHALPDDPAWPYRVWLSEVMLQQTTVAAVKPYFAKFTQTWPSVAALAAAPEDEVMAAWAGLGYYSRARNLVKCARAVAARGGFPATEVELRALPGLGDYTAAAIAAIAFGQRAVVVDANIERVTARLFAIAEPLPGAKKPIRAAADAITPERRAGDFAQAMMDLGAQICTPKGPRCLICPLRGACRAQALGEPEGLPVKPPKKAVPERRGTAFWITRGEGRDVWLVTRPATGMLGGMRALPDDGWSARVDGSGASPLEGAWRVLGAVRHGFTHASLTLEVRALEVADTPPGEGQWWPVERIGEAGLATLFAKAASLALA, encoded by the coding sequence GTGACCGCCAGTATCTCCGACACGCTGCTCCAATGGTATGATGCCCATGCGCGCGATCTGCCGTGGCGCTTGCCGCCCGGACATGCGCTGCCGGATGATCCCGCATGGCCCTATCGCGTGTGGCTGTCCGAAGTGATGCTCCAGCAGACCACCGTGGCAGCCGTGAAGCCCTACTTTGCCAAGTTCACGCAGACCTGGCCCAGTGTCGCAGCGCTGGCAGCGGCCCCTGAGGACGAGGTGATGGCTGCATGGGCCGGGCTCGGCTATTATTCGCGTGCCCGCAATCTGGTGAAATGCGCGCGCGCCGTGGCCGCGCGGGGCGGCTTTCCTGCCACCGAGGTCGAGCTGCGCGCGCTGCCCGGGCTGGGCGATTACACCGCCGCCGCCATTGCCGCGATTGCCTTCGGGCAGCGGGCCGTGGTGGTGGATGCCAATATCGAGCGGGTGACAGCGCGGCTCTTTGCGATTGCCGAACCGTTGCCGGGCGCGAAAAAGCCGATCCGCGCTGCGGCCGATGCCATTACGCCGGAGCGCCGCGCGGGCGATTTCGCGCAAGCCATGATGGACCTCGGCGCGCAGATCTGCACCCCCAAAGGCCCGCGCTGCCTGATTTGCCCCTTGCGCGGGGCTTGCCGCGCACAGGCGCTGGGCGAGCCGGAAGGCCTGCCGGTCAAGCCGCCCAAGAAAGCCGTGCCCGAACGGCGCGGCACCGCCTTCTGGATCACGCGGGGTGAGGGGCGCGACGTGTGGCTCGTCACCCGTCCCGCAACCGGCATGCTCGGCGGGATGCGCGCGCTGCCCGATGACGGCTGGAGCGCGCGGGTCGATGGATCGGGCGCTTCGCCGCTGGAGGGCGCGTGGCGGGTGCTGGGCGCGGTGCGCCACGGATTTACCCATGCCAGCCTGACGCTCGAAGTGCGCGCGCTCGAGGTTGCCGATACGCCACCGGGGGAAGGGCAGTGGTGGCCGGTCGAGAGGATCGGCGAGGCGGGCCTTGCGACCCTCTTCGCCAAGGCCGCGAGCCTCGCGCTGGCCTAG
- a CDS encoding MerR family transcriptional regulator: MAGFDDGKDDGALRTIGEVSEALGIKPHVLRYWEAQFPLLKPLKRSGGRRYYRASDVALVETIDRLVNREGYTLKGAEAVLRASAKSGLDRRSEDRRAGADRRAAAEPADTPGVRLLVSEGPDMAEVIAGLKAVRARLAAALEA, encoded by the coding sequence ATGGCCGGGTTCGATGACGGAAAAGACGACGGCGCGCTGCGCACCATCGGCGAAGTCAGCGAGGCGCTCGGCATCAAGCCCCACGTGCTGCGTTACTGGGAAGCGCAATTCCCGCTTTTGAAACCGCTGAAGCGCAGCGGCGGTCGCCGCTATTACCGCGCCAGCGATGTCGCGCTGGTCGAGACGATCGACCGGCTGGTCAACCGCGAGGGCTATACCCTGAAAGGCGCCGAAGCGGTGCTGCGCGCCTCGGCCAAGTCGGGTCTGGATCGTCGCAGCGAGGATCGCCGTGCCGGTGCAGACCGCCGCGCCGCAGCCGAACCTGCCGATACCCCCGGCGTCCGCCTGCTGGTGAGCGAAGGGCCGGACATGGCCGAAGTGATCGCCGGGCTTAAGGCCGTCCGCGCAAGGCTGGCGGCGGCGCTGGAGGCCTAG
- the plsX gene encoding phosphate acyltransferase PlsX, with translation MSLPRIAVDAMGGDEGVRVMVEGAALARRRHEDFKFLLVGDGPRIEAALENHPNLRAASEILHCDDVVGGDELPSKAIRRAKTTSMGLAVNAVKTGEAGAAVSAGNTGALMAMSKLALRTMPGIDRPALAAIMPTLQAHDVVMLDLGANTEADARNLVQYAVMGAAYSRIVNGFDKPVVRLLNIGTEEIKGTEALRDAAAMLTAAAREDGKLALVFDGFVESDKINRGETHVVVTDGFSGNIALKAIEGSARFVTDLLRQAFTSSLRSKIGFLVSRPATELLKHHLDPNNHNGAVFLGLNGVVVKSHGSANAKGVANAVAVAARLLENKLTERIAQDLSQLGEDALRKSARGTSAKNNNDGNPA, from the coding sequence ATGAGCCTGCCGCGTATCGCTGTCGATGCGATGGGCGGGGACGAAGGCGTGCGCGTGATGGTCGAAGGCGCGGCGCTGGCCCGCCGCCGTCACGAGGACTTCAAGTTCCTGCTGGTCGGAGACGGCCCGCGTATTGAAGCCGCGCTCGAAAACCACCCCAATCTTCGCGCGGCCTCGGAAATCCTGCATTGCGATGACGTGGTCGGCGGAGACGAACTGCCGAGCAAGGCGATCCGCCGCGCCAAGACCACCAGCATGGGCCTTGCCGTCAATGCGGTGAAGACCGGCGAGGCCGGCGCGGCTGTCAGCGCGGGCAACACCGGCGCGCTGATGGCAATGAGCAAGCTTGCCTTGCGCACCATGCCGGGGATCGATCGTCCGGCGCTCGCCGCGATCATGCCGACCTTGCAGGCCCATGACGTGGTGATGCTTGACCTCGGCGCCAACACCGAAGCGGACGCGCGTAACCTCGTGCAATATGCGGTGATGGGCGCGGCCTACTCGCGCATCGTCAACGGCTTCGACAAGCCGGTGGTGCGCCTGCTCAACATCGGCACCGAAGAGATCAAGGGCACCGAGGCACTGCGCGATGCCGCCGCCATGCTCACCGCCGCCGCGCGCGAGGATGGCAAGCTGGCGCTGGTGTTTGACGGCTTCGTCGAGAGCGACAAGATCAATCGCGGTGAGACCCATGTCGTCGTCACCGATGGCTTCTCGGGCAATATCGCGCTGAAGGCGATCGAGGGCTCGGCCCGCTTCGTCACCGATCTGCTGCGGCAGGCCTTCACTTCCTCGCTGCGCTCCAAGATCGGCTTCCTGGTCTCGCGCCCCGCGACCGAGCTGCTGAAGCACCATCTCGATCCCAATAATCACAACGGCGCGGTGTTCCTCGGCCTCAATGGTGTGGTGGTGAAGAGCCACGGCAGCGCCAATGCCAAGGGTGTCGCCAATGCCGTCGCGGTGGCCGCGCGCCTGCTCGAAAACAAGCTGACCGAGCGGATCGCGCAGGACCTCTCGCAACTCGGCGAGGACGCGCTGCGCAAGAGCGCACGTGGCACTTCGGCCAAGAACAACAACGACGGGAACCCCGCATGA